AGACATTAAATTTGAACTTCATACACAGAAAAAGACATATACAAAGTTAAGAGTATAGTATAGATTACAGAAACTAGTCTAATCATCAAACATGACAGACTGTAAAACTAAATAACAGAAAGTGCAATGACAACAATAAGGACATACAAATCCTTTTCATGTTAGAATCGTGTCGATTTCGATTTCCTTCTAATCAGAACCGTCCGGGAAACTGTCAAGCGCATCTTGTTTCCCATTGACATAGAACTCAACTACAGCATTCATCCTTTCAAGTTTATTAGGATGGTAGTTAACATGAACAATCACAGGCTTCAACTTCTTGAGTTTAGCATCTTTTCTTACAGTCTTAAACAGAACCTTACTGTTCATAAAAAGGTACATATCCATTGTTCTTTTGGAAGCATGAAGTCCATCATAACCAGGATGTGAAGGGAAAAACAGCAATTCATTAAAAACTGCCTGATCCCATGCTTTTGAATCTTTGGAAAGCCGGTCAGCAACGCGATCCAAGAGCTCGATTGAAGGAATTGTAGGTCTTATGTAAAAGAAGCCAGAGTTATAAACCCATATTCTCATGGTATGAGCATATCTTGCCCAACCCATCGAAGGTTCGTCGAAGACGTCATTAAACCCATATGCCGTATGATTACTATGACCATCAGACATGGACTCCACATCTGAATCCCTATAAATGTAATCGAAGGGGTTCTGCAAATACACAATATCAACATCCGAGAGGAGAACGCTGTAACCCAGTTGAAGAAACTCTCTCAAAACGCGAAATTTCAATCCAGAGACAGCATGGTTCCCACCCGACTTGGCAATCGAATCAACACCTTGATCCGGGTCTCGTCTATAGACAGGAACATCATTCGACTTACAAAACTCTTCAATTCTGTCATCCAATGCAACAACCAAATAATTAGGAATTCCAACCCTTTTGATATTTGTGAACCATACTTGCAACATCTCCAACACATTAGTGTTAGCAAGAACAACAACAATCTCTTTATAAATAGCAACTTCCTCCAAGATTTTGGCCAATCTAGGGTTCACTGAATCATCAGGAATAACAGGAGGGTTTGTTCTGAGAGCCTTGACAGTACCGACAGGACCAGCCTTGTGGTTCTCACCAAGCACAACAAATTGTTCTGTTGCCTGACCCTTTCCTTGCTCTGCTAAACGCAGCCTTTCCATTAGACCTTTCACCTCCTTCTTCAGCTCGGAATTCTTCTCTTTTGCTGATCGAATATCGAATTTCAACGCATTAACTTGTTCTGGTGATTCGCACGCAGAAGAAACCATCTAACAATACAacagaataaataaataaataaaataatcctAAATAAACTTTCTTTAAATTTGGCTCTTCTAACTAAGCAGTTCACTCTAGAGTGTAAAATAAGTGATACTTGTTATTTTGAAGaggaaattattttgaattaaagtgACACTAATGACCATTTGAACTAAGTAACTTTATGTTACATAGTCAAACTATTACAACTAAGCTAACACCACATGGATGTTATGAGAAAATCAATGATTGTTATTCAGAAGCATAAATGAATTGTTATACTTAGTGCATGTTTGGTTGCACTTTTGAGGcagtcaaaatcaattttgaaaggGTAGAATTGATTCTAACATGAAGTTATGATTTGTAGCTTTGGTGTCTAAACGTACTTTTTAACTTTACATTCATCTCACTTCTAACTAAAATGacttttacaaaatcgatttattcaaaataaatttttgtcagCCCATAAACAAGCACGCACTAACATAAACCAACAATTGAGATTACTTAACTAGCCCATAAATTGAACTGTTCACTTTAGAGTACAAAAGATTaacatttaaagaaaaaaactgAAATGATGTTGTAGCAATTATGAGTTTTCTAAATAAGTTGAAACAAGCTATAGAACTAGatcaacattttttatattactaagttggaaataaaatattttaataattgaaataaaaagaatgaagcAAAGAAA
The genomic region above belongs to Cicer arietinum cultivar CDC Frontier isolate Library 1 chromosome 4, Cicar.CDCFrontier_v2.0, whole genome shotgun sequence and contains:
- the LOC101505446 gene encoding arabinosyltransferase RRA3-like — translated: MAGRRDALLTTRDKNHSVTASRIAVAVFIGVLLGSIFAFFLPHGFLTSTPTPPTLNRKMVSSACESPEQVNALKFDIRSAKEKNSELKKEVKGLMERLRLAEQGKGQATEQFVVLGENHKAGPVGTVKALRTNPPVIPDDSVNPRLAKILEEVAIYKEIVVVLANTNVLEMLQVWFTNIKRVGIPNYLVVALDDRIEEFCKSNDVPVYRRDPDQGVDSIAKSGGNHAVSGLKFRVLREFLQLGYSVLLSDVDIVYLQNPFDYIYRDSDVESMSDGHSNHTAYGFNDVFDEPSMGWARYAHTMRIWVYNSGFFYIRPTIPSIELLDRVADRLSKDSKAWDQAVFNELLFFPSHPGYDGLHASKRTMDMYLFMNSKVLFKTVRKDAKLKKLKPVIVHVNYHPNKLERMNAVVEFYVNGKQDALDSFPDGSD